In a single window of the Drosophila albomicans strain 15112-1751.03 chromosome 3, ASM965048v2, whole genome shotgun sequence genome:
- the LOC117569250 gene encoding protein suppressor 2 of zeste: MHTKMEKAVANRRQMGDFNEQLSCRICLGYMIDPTTVDYCYHTYCRSCILKHLLRDVYCPQCKASGGKQINEDNLRSDDTLRALIYKMVPGLYQRECERLVEFEEQHKDLDSDLDDVLQAEKEQEFFTPTEPISLSLEYHPAMLKHCRASDKPPVCYLQCPAGLRIAHLKQFLCSKYDIDAQNKQVEVEVTYEDEVLQPSLTLMDIGYCYHWDRHAPMSFQYRILLYENECIKNDENNLSKVNQDIESRPAAAAAAVVTTTTTTTTTKSAKSVTFADELETQPNNPPRPHAAPASKTRAKSNSKVSKGNKRTPLSQTANESHEDASQAVSNFKSLRSNDMRYSDYGVAPTAAPLLRVKSEPEPEEQSSLGVSNMNIVVSIPQSQLSKSAAYADEEGFELKTANKKSSNAAVRNLPKLKIELNSMKAKLTLPKSADARLEDAGQHNQLDLETYAKNIGLKPIEQPTTPGASDALKYSPNASPMSSCSSSTNGSNGTADASTSTSTSSSTNSTSSSSHRKRKKKHSKEPKDANGKRKKLHAEISSQTDGKMKMKITTTPHNHKAHKLDLKRSHSLAGGELNALQKANDLNRTLGEESRSISNLMATTSATTSMTTSMTTSGITSGTTSMTTSGTTSMTTSITTSGTTSMTNSVEKPQLPASPPLPPSLFKSFSPAGSPLPKAATPPLAAATTTATTAANTLTAATTKSKLVPAPKQLKPTPTPTNNNNNNKRQPTLTPLPQPAPHFAVPQAPLRQAPHQMLRYLSTPSSIASAANKQPKRSLSLDESAPASSLAKHPRLDYQQQQQQQQQQVGVKYAAAAAKLKQQASAQLRLYGPELAKPTSMPMLSSLNLPPSGSVTITSRPRNTQPRATMANATAAKAAAAAAAATQAPRPTAAGGNLSYGYGESSLSNLPALEIMRLGAAAAAAAATSARLMGPPKQPAKRAVAMPLPLPLPLPLPMPLPLPMSMSMSMPATVKSPPLSVALSAQRGNNHSNSLGNSNNAAYRTSPPALINLRNTVPVSFPSKSATAAAAAKAELNSKKSATVAAAGAATTLTSTGSKANGTAAAAAAAALLDKSKTSLRDFRPPTTTTATTAAAATSSTTTTATTKDADILDLSAQGTGRNSTKLAPTSPPVGNSSNNSGSSNSLEAALNKIKQNISANSNCSNVVASVASVASAAGDDLQNLHMLSESATAREKISIKAGNNNNNNNTTANNSSNSNTASNSNIYENKPKNAVVRPQNASVRSIPNPSALAFRNQATLLTSSSSNTSTTSSTTIAAAKPLTVKADEKPKLSSATMLLSPNSNSSNNNNNNSSNNNNNNCNAATSPRATKKATTIDQVAANLNIRAEAKAAALAEEAPPASVASVAAAAKTPESEKATKSDATATATATVTATAATATATATPTPTTTTTVAVASTPATPATLPLALPTATATATTNAGSVSSETLSKPPVQISATDTPVPVASSA, translated from the exons ATGCACACCAAGATGGAGAAAGCAGTCGCAAATCGTCGACAGATGGGCGACTTCAATGAACAGTTAAGCTGTCGCATCTGCCTGGGCTATATGATAGACCCCACCACAGTGGATTATTGCTATCACACAT ATTGCCGCAGCTGCATTTTGAAGCATTTGCTGCGCGATGTTTACTGTCCCCAGTGCAAGGCCAGCGGCGGCAAACAGATCAATGAGGATAACCTAAG ATCCGATGACACATTGCGTGCCCTCATCTATAAAATGGTTCCTGGACTCTATCAGCGTGAGTGCGAGCGACTCGTTGAGTTCGAGGAACAGCACAAGGACCTCGACTCCGACCTCGACGATGTGCTGCAAGCCGAAAAGGAACAGGAGTTCTTTACGCCAACAGAGCCTATAAG TTTATCCCTAGAATATCATCCAGCAATGCTGAAACACTGCAGGGCATCGGATAAGCCGCCCGTCTGCTATCTTCAGTGTCCCGCTGGTCTGCGGATTGCGCATCTGAAGCAGTTTCTCTGTTCCAAATACGACATCGATGCGCAGAACAAACAAGTCGAGGTCGAGGTCACCTATGAGGATGAGGTGCTGCAGCCAAGCTTGACGCTAATGGACATTGGTTATTGCTACCACTGGGATCGG CATGCGCCGATGTCCTTTCAGTACAGGATACTGCTCTATGAGAACGAGTGCATAAAAAACGatgaaaacaatttgtcaAAGGTTAATCAGGATATTGAGTCAAgacccgctgctgctgctgctgctgtggtgacaaccacaacaacaacaacaacgacaaagaGTGCCAAATCCGTGACCTTTGCCGATGAGCTGGAAACGCAACCGAATAATCCCCCTCGCCCACATGCAGCGCCCGCGAGCAAAACGCGCGCTAAATCCAACTCAAAGGTCAGCAAGGGCAACAAGCGAACACCATTGAGTCAGACGGCAAATGAATCCCATGAAGATGCCTCTCAGGCGGTAAGCAACTTCAAGAGCTTACGCAGCAACGATATGCGGTACAGTGATTACGGTGTTGCACCCACGGCGGCTCCGTTGTTGCGCGTGAAGAGCGAACCGGAACCGGAGGAACAGTCTAGCCTGGGTGTGTCCAATATGAACATTGTGGTGAGCAtaccgcagtcgcagttgagTAAATCTGCTGCCTATGCGGATGAGGAAGGTTTCGAGCTGAAGACGGCCAACAAAAAGTCCTCGAATGCAGCTGTGCGAAATTTGCCCAAGCTTAAGATCGAGCTGAACAGCATGAAGGCGAAACTGACGTTGCCCAAGTCAGCGGATGCACGTCTCGAGGATGCCGGGCAACATAATCAATTGGATTTGGAAACGTATGCCAAGAACATTGGCCTCAAACCCATTGAACAGCCAACAACACCCGGTGCAAGCGATGCATTGAAGTACAGTCCGAATGCCTCGCCCATGTCCTCGTGTTCCTCATCCACCAATGGCTCCAATGGCACCGCGGAtgcctcaacctcaacctcaacttcATCCTCGACGAATTCTacgtcatcgtcgtcgcaTCGCAAGCGCAAAAAGAAGCACTCCAAGGAGCCAAAGGATGCGAATGGCAAACGCAAAAAGTTGCATGCGGAAATCAGTTCACAAACCgatggaaaaatgaaaatgaaaatcacaACAACACCGCACAATCACAAAGCGCACAAGCTCGATCTCAAGCGTTCGCATTCGTTAGCTGGCGGAGAGTTGAATGCGCTGCAGAAAGCCAACGATTTGAATCGCACTTTGGGCGAAGAATCGCGCAGCATCAGCAACCTGATGGCGACAACTTCGGCGACAACTTCGATGACGACTTCGATGACGACTTCGGGGATAACTTCGGGAACAACTTCGATGACAACTTCGGGAACAACTTCGATGACAACTTCGATTACAACTTCGGGAACAACTTCGATGACAAATTCAGTGGAGAAGCCGCAGTTGCCTGCATCACCGCCTTTGCCGCCGAGTTTGTTCAAGAGCTTTTCACCCGCTGGCAGTCCGCTGCCCAAGGCAGCAACACCACCtctagcagcagcaaccactacggctacaacagcagcaaacactcTGACAGCAGCCACAACCAAGTCGAAGCTTGTGCCCGCTCCCAAGCAACTGAAACCCACACCAACACCaaccaataacaataacaacaacaaaaggcaaccCACTTTGACGCCCTTGCCTCAGCCTGCGCCGCACTTTGCCGTGCCACAAGCGCCGCTGCGTCAGGCGCCGCATCAAATGCTGCGATATCTTTCCACGCCCAGTTCCATAGCGAGTGCAGCCAACAAGCAGCCAAAGCGTTCGCTCTCGCTGGATGAATCCGCTCCAGCATCTAGCTTGGCCAAGCATCCACGCCTTGactatcagcaacagcaacagcagcaacaacagcaagtggGTGTCAAGTATGCTGCCGCAGCAGCCAAGCTGAAGCAACAAGCGAGCGCTCAACTGCGTCTTTACGGTCCGGAGTTGGCCAAGCCAACCAGCATGCCGATGCTCTCCAGCTTGAATCTACCGCCCAGCGGTTCGGTGACAATAACGTCGCGACCACGCAACACACAACCGCGAGCAACCAtggcaaatgcaacagcagccaaagcggcagcagcagcagcggcagcaacacaaGCTCCAAGACCAACTGCAGCTGGGGGCAACCTTAGCTATGGCTATGGCGAGAGTTCGCTGAGCAATTTGCCAGCGTTGGAGATTATGCGACTTggagcagcagccgctgcggCGGCAGCAACCAGTGCACGTTTGATGGGACCACCGAAGCAGCCAGCGAAACGTGCTGTGGCcatgccgttgccgttgccactCCCTTTGCCCCTCCCCatgccgctgccgttgccaatgtcgatgtcgatgtcgatgccagCGACTGTCAAGTCGCCGCCGTTGTCAGTTGCGCTGAGTGCGCAACGAGGCAACAACCATAGCAACAGTctcggcaacagcaacaatgctgCTTATCGCACATCGCCGCCTGCATTAATAAATCTGCGCAACACCGTTCCAGTCTCGTTTCCATCAAAgtcagcaacagcggcagcagcagccaaagccgAGCTTAATTCAAAGAAATCCGCAACAGTTGCCGCAGcgggagcagcaacaactttgaCTTCGACTGGAAGCAAAGCCAATGGcacagcggctgctgctgctgctgctgctttgctggaCAAGTCGAAAACGAGTTTGCGTGATTTTcggccaccaacaacaacaacagcaacaacagcggcagcagcaacaagctcaacaacaaccacagcaacgaCCAAGGATGCCGACATACTTGATTTATCAGCACAGGGCACAGGACGCAACAGCACCAAATTGGCGCCCACGTCGCCACCCgtgggcaacagcagcaacaacagcggcagcagcaacagtctcGAGGCTGCGCTGAATAAAATCAAGCAAAACATTTCCGccaacagcaattgcagcaatgttgttgcttcaGTTGCTTCGGTTGCTTCGGCTGCTGGCGATGATCTACAGAATCTGCATATGCTCTCCGAGTCGGCAACAGCGCGCGAAAAGATCTCGATAAaggctggcaacaacaacaacaacaacaacactactgctaacaacagcagcaacagcaatactgcaagcaacagcaacatctaCGAGAATAAGCCAAAGAATGCGGTGGTGCGACCACAGAATGCCTCAGTGCGCAGCATACCCAATCCATCGGCGTTGGCCTTTCGCAATCAGGCCACGCTCTTgactagcagcagcagcaacacatcaacaacatcgtctacaacaattgcagcagccaAGCCGTTGACTGTGAAAGCCGATGAGAAGCCCAAATTGAGCTCAGCCACAATGTTGCTTAGCcctaacagcaacagcagcaacaacaacaacaataacagcagcaacaacaacaacaacaattgcaatgcTGCCACATCGCCGCGTGCCACGAAAAAGGCAACAACCATCGATCAAGTTGCTGCCAATTTGAACATACGCGCCGAGGCAAAAGCTGCCGCCCTCGCCGAGGAGGCGCCACCAGCCAGTGTGgcaagtgttgctgctgctgccaaaacTCCCGAATCGGAGAAGGCAACCAAATCGGATGCCacggcaacagcgacagcaacagtcacagcaactgcagcaacagcaacagctactgCAACTCCGacaccaacaaccacaacaacagttgctgttgccagcaCACCTGCAACACCCGCCACACTTCCCTTGGCGCTGCccacggcaacagcaacagcaaccacaaacGCTGGCAGCGTCAGCAGCGAGACGCTCTCGAAGCCGCCCGTTCAAATCTCCGCTACCGACACTCCGGTCCCGGTGGCAAGTTCCGCTTAG